Within Methylothermaceae bacteria B42, the genomic segment TGAAAATCACATGGGCCATTGCCAGCCCCAAAGCGGCGTCGGTGCCTTGTTTGGGATTGAGCCAGACATCGGCAAACTTGGCCGCTTCGTTATAGTCTGGGCTGACCACCGCCACCTGGGTGCCACGATAACGGGCCTCGGTCATGAAATGGGCGTCCGGGGTGCGGGTCTGGGGCACGTTGGAACCCCACATCATCAGGAACGAAGCGTTATACCAGTCAGCGCTTTCCGGTACGTCGGTCTGTTCCCCCCAGGTTTGGGGAGAGGCTGGCGGCAGATCACAGTACCAGTCATAAAACGACAGACAGACACCGCCCAGCAGAGACAGATAACGGGTACCGGCGGCGTAGGAAACCATCGACATCGCCGGAATCGGCGAGAAACCGGCAACACGGTCGGGACCGTATTTCTTCACCGTGTAGGCGTTGGCGGCGGCAATGAGTTCGTTGACCTCTTCCCAACCGGCACGGACGAACCCCCCATGGCCACGCTTGGAAGTATAAGAACTGCGCTTGCCAGAATCCTCGACAATGCTGGCCCAGGCTTCCACCGGGTTCTTGTCCTTTCTCGCCGTCTGCCACAGCTCCAGCAGTTGGGCCCGGATCAGCGGATATTTGACCCGCTGGGCCGAGTACAGATACCAACTGTAACTGGCGCCCCGGGGACAGCCGCGGGGTTCGTGATTGGGCAGTTCAGGGCGGGTTCGGGGATAGTCGGTCTGCTGGGTTTCCCAGGTGACGATGCCGCCCTTGACGTAAATCTTCCACGAACACGAGCCGGTACAGTTGACCCCGTGGGTGGAACGAACGATTTTATCGTGGGCCCAACGCTTGCGGTAACCCTCTTCCCAGTCTCGGGACTCGTCGGTGGTGACGCCGTGGCCGTGGGCGAAGGATTCGAATCGGCCTTTTTTGGCCTTGACAAAAAAATTGAGGCGGTCAAGCAGTCGGCTCATGGTTGTTCTCCTGATTTAATAGGTTTCACCGCGGAGACGCGGAGGGCGCAGAGTATGAAAACCATTCTCTGTGCCCCCTGTGGTGCCTGTGAAAGCATGCATGTGGTCAAGGATACATCTGAGGCTGGTCGCCCTTGGGTTCCAGCTTCATATGGTGCAATTCCGCCATCTCCGGCAGTTCTGGCAGTTTCTTCAGTTCTTCCTTCATAGCCGCCATTTCCATGCGGCGGATGGCCAGGTGCATCCAGATCAGGGAAATCGACACGATCGTGAACATAAGCATGAAGCAACTGGTCCAAACGTTGATCAGGTCGTTCATCACCCCGAAGCAAATGGGCAGGACGAAACCGCCGAGGCCGCCGATCATCCCCACCAGACCGCCGACGGCGCCTACGTGGCCAGGATAATAGACTGGGATATGCTTGTAGACAGCGGCGGTCCCCAGGGTCATGAACAGCCCCAGCGCCATGGTCATCAAGGTGAACAGCCACAAGGGCATGGCGATGGTGAAACGGATCGGCCCCTCGACGCCATGGACGATATAATCGGTGGCCGGGTAGGAGAGGAAGAAGGTGCAGGCCACGCTGCCGATGAAGCAGATATACATGACCCGGCGCGCGCCCCATTTGTCAGACAACCAACCGCCGACAGCGCGCAGCAGGCTGGTGAAAGAATAGGCCGAGGCCAGCATACCGGCGGTCTTCAGATCCAACCCATAAACACCAACATAATACCTGGGTAGCCAGAGGGACAAGGCGACAAATCCCCCAAAGACAAAAAAATAATAGAGAGAAAAACGCCAAACTTGGAGTTTTTTCAAAGGCTCTAGCTGCAGAAAGGCGGAAGCGGCTTTCTCGCCCCGCTTTTTACGCTCGGCAGTCACCGGATCGTCTTCGGTCAACAGCCAAAACAGAACCGCGGTGGCCAATAGCATCAAGGCATATACCCGCGCTGTATTCTCCCAGCCCATGGCCAGCACCAAAAAAGGCGCAAAGAAGTTGGTGCAAGCCGCCCCCACATTACCAATGCCGAAAATCCCCAGGGCGGTGCCTTGCCGTTCACGCTCGAACCAGCGCGACACGTAAGCGACCCCGACGGCAAAAGAGCCTCCGGCAAAGCCGGTGCCCAGAGCGGCCAGCAGAAACATCCAATAGTTTTCCACCGAAGCCAGGAGCCACACCGCCACGGAAGTGCCCAGCATGAGCAAGGTATAAACGATCCGTCCCCCGTACTGGTCGGCCCAGATCCCCAGGAAGATACGGCTCAGGGAACCGGTCAACACCGGCGTGGCGATCAACAATCCGAACTGGCTGTCGCTTAACCCCAGTTTTTCCTTGATCGGCAGGCCGATAATGGAAAAGATGGTCCAGACGGCGAAACACACCGCAA encodes:
- a CDS encoding MFS transporter, coding for MQKMDSDVRKKQFRILGINTFAFAVCFAVWTIFSIIGLPIKEKLGLSDSQFGLLIATPVLTGSLSRIFLGIWADQYGGRIVYTLLMLGTSVAVWLLASVENYWMFLLAALGTGFAGGSFAVGVAYVSRWFERERQGTALGIFGIGNVGAACTNFFAPFLVLAMGWENTARVYALMLLATAVLFWLLTEDDPVTAERKKRGEKAASAFLQLEPLKKLQVWRFSLYYFFVFGGFVALSLWLPRYYVGVYGLDLKTAGMLASAYSFTSLLRAVGGWLSDKWGARRVMYICFIGSVACTFFLSYPATDYIVHGVEGPIRFTIAMPLWLFTLMTMALGLFMTLGTAAVYKHIPVYYPGHVGAVGGLVGMIGGLGGFVLPICFGVMNDLINVWTSCFMLMFTIVSISLIWMHLAIRRMEMAAMKEELKKLPELPEMAELHHMKLEPKGDQPQMYP